One Antiquaquibacter oligotrophicus genomic region harbors:
- a CDS encoding ammonium transporter, whose product MDQGNTAFILLAAALVLLMTPGLAFFYGGLVKAKSVISMMMMSFGAIGLIGVLWAIYGYAIAFPGAEGTLFPWAIDTGAIGLANVLEAPEGAAFPPLAFVAFQATFAIITVALVSGAIADRAKFGAWMVFAGIWATLVYFPVASWVFNFGLAEEGGFAYGGWTTHGLQEVFGLGVIDFAGGTAVHINAGAAALALALVLGKRVGFAKGAHVPHNPPFVLLGAGLLWFGWFGFNAGSELAADNTAALAFVNTIVAPAAALLAWLVVEKIRDGKPTSIGAASGAVAGLVAITPACGSLTPMWAILLGVIAGAVCALAIDLKFKLGFDDSLDVVGIHLVGGLIGTLYLGFFATGTGIFTGGDGTQLLVQAIAALAVLVYSFVLAFIIGFVIEKTMGFRVKNEDEIAGIDTVVHGEEGYVLADTK is encoded by the coding sequence ATGGATCAGGGCAACACCGCCTTCATTCTCCTGGCAGCAGCACTCGTGCTGTTGATGACCCCAGGCCTGGCATTCTTCTACGGCGGCCTCGTCAAGGCGAAGAGCGTCATCAGCATGATGATGATGAGCTTCGGTGCGATCGGCCTCATTGGAGTTCTTTGGGCGATCTACGGTTACGCGATCGCATTCCCGGGTGCTGAGGGGACACTCTTCCCCTGGGCGATCGACACCGGTGCGATCGGCCTTGCGAACGTGCTTGAGGCGCCCGAGGGGGCAGCATTCCCGCCGCTCGCCTTTGTCGCATTCCAGGCGACCTTCGCAATCATCACCGTCGCTCTCGTCTCCGGCGCCATCGCCGACCGCGCAAAGTTCGGCGCGTGGATGGTCTTCGCAGGCATCTGGGCGACGCTCGTGTACTTCCCGGTTGCGAGCTGGGTGTTCAACTTCGGCCTCGCTGAGGAGGGCGGATTCGCGTACGGCGGCTGGACCACGCATGGTCTGCAGGAGGTCTTCGGTCTCGGCGTCATCGACTTCGCCGGTGGTACCGCGGTGCACATCAACGCCGGTGCTGCGGCCCTGGCGCTCGCACTCGTCCTTGGCAAGCGTGTTGGTTTCGCCAAGGGTGCACACGTGCCGCACAACCCGCCGTTCGTTCTTCTCGGTGCTGGCCTCCTGTGGTTCGGATGGTTCGGTTTCAACGCCGGCTCCGAGCTTGCTGCCGACAACACTGCCGCGCTGGCATTCGTGAACACGATCGTCGCGCCCGCCGCTGCTCTGCTTGCCTGGCTCGTCGTGGAGAAGATCCGCGACGGCAAGCCGACGTCGATCGGCGCCGCTTCCGGTGCGGTTGCGGGTCTCGTCGCCATCACCCCCGCGTGTGGTTCGCTGACCCCGATGTGGGCGATCCTCCTTGGTGTCATCGCCGGTGCCGTCTGTGCCCTGGCCATTGACCTCAAGTTCAAGCTCGGCTTCGACGACTCGCTCGACGTTGTGGGTATCCACCTCGTCGGTGGACTCATCGGAACCCTGTACCTCGGCTTCTTCGCGACCGGCACCGGCATCTTCACCGGTGGAGACGGAACGCAGCTTCTGGTTCAGGCGATCGCGGCTCTCGCTGTGCTCGTGTACTCCTTCGTGCTCGCCTTCATCATCGGCTTCGTGATCGAGAAGACGATGGGCTTCCGCGTCAAGAACGAGGACGAGATCGCTGGCATCGACACCGTGGTTCACGGCGAAGAGGGCTACGTCCTCGCCGACACCAAGTAA